A region of Micromonospora sp. WMMD882 DNA encodes the following proteins:
- a CDS encoding cytochrome P450 yields the protein MTAPVLPLVRTCPYAPHAEHVRLREEAPITRVTMPNGQQAWAVSRFADVRAVLADPRFSTDRQRPGHPHFNPDLPRVEGRRPALLDMDPAEHAPARRAVTGEFTVRRMTALRPRIQQVTDEHVDALLVGPRPVDLVQALALPLPSLIICDLLGVPYADHEFFQRATETTLRRTAAPAQRMKAASELHDYLRDLVAAKAATPGGDDLIGRQLRRGAEAGDVVSLAFLLLIAGHETTANMISLGVFTLLQRPDQLAALRADPGRTPQAVEELLRYLTIAELVMCRVALADVEIGGVLIRAGEGVVMLANAANRDPAAFPDGEALELGRAARHHLSFGFGAHQCLGQHLARLELQIVFDTLFRRVPGLRLAVPADEVPVKDDGTVYGLHELPVTW from the coding sequence ATGACGGCTCCCGTGTTGCCGCTCGTCCGCACCTGCCCCTACGCGCCGCACGCCGAGCACGTCCGGCTGCGGGAGGAGGCGCCGATCACCCGGGTCACCATGCCGAACGGCCAGCAGGCCTGGGCGGTGAGCCGGTTCGCCGACGTCCGCGCGGTGCTGGCCGACCCGAGGTTCAGCACCGACCGTCAGCGCCCCGGCCACCCGCACTTCAACCCCGACCTGCCCCGGGTGGAAGGTCGGCGACCGGCCCTGCTCGACATGGACCCGGCCGAGCACGCGCCCGCCCGGCGGGCCGTCACCGGTGAGTTCACCGTCCGGCGGATGACCGCGCTGCGACCCCGGATCCAACAGGTCACCGACGAGCACGTAGACGCGCTGCTCGTCGGTCCCCGCCCCGTCGATCTCGTGCAGGCGCTGGCGCTGCCCCTGCCCTCGTTGATCATCTGTGACCTGCTCGGCGTGCCGTACGCCGACCACGAGTTCTTCCAGCGGGCGACCGAGACGACGCTGCGGCGCACGGCCGCGCCCGCGCAGCGGATGAAGGCGGCCAGCGAGCTGCACGACTACCTGCGGGACCTGGTGGCCGCCAAGGCCGCCACGCCGGGCGGGGACGACCTGATCGGCCGGCAGTTGCGGCGCGGCGCCGAGGCGGGCGACGTGGTCTCGCTGGCCTTCCTGCTGCTGATCGCCGGGCACGAGACGACCGCCAACATGATCTCGCTCGGGGTGTTCACGCTGCTGCAACGCCCCGATCAGCTCGCCGCGCTGCGGGCCGACCCCGGCCGCACCCCGCAGGCGGTGGAGGAGCTGCTGCGGTACCTCACGATCGCCGAGCTGGTGATGTGCCGGGTGGCCCTGGCGGACGTGGAGATCGGCGGGGTGCTGATCCGGGCGGGCGAGGGCGTGGTCATGCTCGCCAACGCGGCGAACCGTGACCCGGCCGCCTTTCCCGACGGGGAGGCGCTGGAGCTGGGCCGGGCCGCGCGGCACCACCTCAGCTTCGGTTTCGGCGCGCACCAGTGCCTCGGGCAACACCTGGCCCGGCTGGAGTTGCAGATCGTCTTCGACACGCTGTTCCGGCGGGTGCCGGGCCTGCGGCTGGCGGTGCCGGCCGACGAGGTGCCGGTCAAGGACGACGGCACCGTCTACGGCCTGCACGAGCTGCCGGTCACCTGGTAG